A stretch of the Deinococcus sp. KSM4-11 genome encodes the following:
- a CDS encoding Xaa-Pro peptidase family protein, protein MTSPIARMQAALAATTLDGWLVYDFRGLNPHAATVLGMPSGAFLTRRFFVWVPREGQAVVLHNHIEGGTWRSITQDWGAELRPFGAHAELDEALRGVVAGKRVAMEYSPGGEVPYVGRVDAGTLERVRAAGAAEVLTSADLLQAFLTWSPDDLAAHRRAVDVLMDAKDAAFELIHDRLKAGEPVTELDAQAVIMERIAAAGMDAGHPVNVSFGVNAADSHYEPSAELHATLKPGECVLIDLWAQEPGRPFADVTWVAHAGQPDAEYADAWAAVAGARDAALKVIRDAYAQDGWGRLQGWMGDRAARDAMGGTWNPYFLHRTGHDLGVTIHGAGANLDDYETHDTRTLTPGLCVTVEPGTYPATKGFGIRSEVDVYLAPDGPEVTTPIQARPFVLGVGEWADVRAAALNR, encoded by the coding sequence ATGACCTCACCCATTGCGCGCATGCAGGCGGCGCTGGCCGCCACGACCCTGGACGGCTGGCTGGTGTACGACTTCCGGGGCCTGAACCCGCACGCGGCCACGGTGCTGGGGATGCCGTCCGGAGCGTTCCTGACCCGCCGGTTCTTCGTGTGGGTGCCGCGCGAGGGGCAGGCCGTGGTGCTGCACAACCACATCGAGGGCGGCACGTGGCGCAGCATCACCCAGGACTGGGGAGCAGAGCTGCGGCCCTTCGGGGCCCACGCCGAGCTGGACGAAGCGCTGCGCGGCGTGGTGGCGGGAAAGCGCGTGGCGATGGAATACAGTCCTGGCGGTGAAGTGCCGTACGTGGGCCGTGTGGACGCCGGCACCCTGGAGCGCGTGCGGGCAGCGGGCGCGGCCGAGGTGCTGACCAGCGCCGACCTACTGCAGGCGTTCCTGACGTGGTCGCCGGACGATCTGGCCGCGCACCGCCGCGCGGTGGATGTGCTGATGGACGCGAAAGACGCCGCCTTCGAGCTGATCCACGACCGCCTGAAGGCCGGCGAGCCGGTCACGGAACTGGACGCGCAGGCCGTGATCATGGAGCGCATCGCGGCGGCGGGCATGGACGCCGGGCATCCCGTGAACGTGAGTTTCGGCGTGAACGCCGCCGACAGCCACTACGAGCCCAGCGCTGAGCTGCACGCCACACTGAAGCCGGGTGAATGCGTGCTGATCGACCTGTGGGCACAGGAACCGGGACGGCCCTTCGCGGACGTGACATGGGTCGCGCATGCGGGCCAGCCGGATGCGGAGTATGCAGACGCCTGGGCCGCCGTGGCCGGAGCGCGCGACGCTGCATTGAAGGTGATCCGGGACGCCTACGCGCAGGACGGCTGGGGCCGCCTTCAGGGCTGGATGGGCGACCGCGCGGCGCGCGACGCGATGGGCGGAACCTGGAATCCGTACTTCCTGCACCGCACCGGGCACGACCTGGGCGTCACCATCCACGGTGCGGGCGCGAACCTCGACGATTACGAGACGCACGACACCCGCACCCTCACGCCGGGCCTGTGCGTGACCGTGGAACCCGGCACGTACCCCGCCACGAAGGGATTCGGCATTCGCAGCGAGGTGGACGTGTACCTCGCGCCGGATGGGCCGGAGGTCACCACGCCCATCCAGGCACGGCCATTCGTGCTCGGGGTGGGCGAGTGGGCCGACGTCCGGGCCGCCGCGCTGAACCGCTGA
- a CDS encoding molybdenum cofactor guanylyltransferase, which produces MGDLVLTAAITAGGQSSRYGSDKALAVVDGQTLLEHVAASLERCGGRLLIAQPGRYALNGWRQVPDTRPGQGPLAGLEAALRAAPPGWVAFAGVDTPHLTPAYWTALAGARTPNALAILALDGEHRPQPLAALYHTALSPHITALLDAGERRLRLAAPEGQTVFVAGLDARFFRNVNRREDLTD; this is translated from the coding sequence GTGGGTGACCTGGTCCTCACGGCGGCGATCACCGCCGGCGGACAATCCAGCCGCTACGGAAGCGACAAGGCCCTGGCCGTGGTGGATGGCCAGACTCTATTGGAACACGTCGCCGCGAGCCTGGAGAGGTGTGGGGGCAGGTTACTGATCGCCCAGCCCGGCAGGTACGCCCTGAACGGCTGGCGTCAGGTGCCCGACACCCGCCCCGGCCAGGGCCCGCTGGCTGGCCTGGAGGCCGCGCTCAGGGCCGCCCCGCCCGGCTGGGTGGCCTTCGCGGGCGTGGACACGCCGCATCTGACCCCGGCGTACTGGACGGCCCTGGCTGGCGCCCGCACGCCAAACGCGCTGGCGATCCTTGCGCTGGACGGTGAGCACAGGCCGCAACCACTCGCAGCGCTGTACCACACGGCGCTGTCACCACACATCACGGCGCTGCTCGACGCCGGGGAGCGCCGGCTCAGGCTCGCCGCGCCGGAGGGACAGACGGTGTTCGTTGCCGGGCTTGACGCCCGATTCTTCCGGAACGTGAACCGGCGGGAGGATCTGACGGACTGA
- a CDS encoding menaquinone biosynthesis decarboxylase, producing MAFPDIRSFMRLLEDRGELVRVTAPVSRDLEITEIADRLVKRGGPALLFENVLDSAYPVAIGLLGTRERVALALGVRDLDDLAAKVRNLIDLSGGGSRLGLLSNVTKLRDAMNLPPRRVRHAPVQQVVWRGDEVDLGRIPVLQCWPLDGGPFVTLPLVITRDPETGERNMGMYRMQVMGRNTTGMHWQRHKTGTRHLEKAKARGQKLEVAVAIGGDPALIYAATAPLPPVPGLDEFALAGYLRGQRYPVVRGITVDLDVPANAEFVLEGYVDPAEDWVVEGPFGDHTGFYTLPDLYPQFHVTAVTMRENPVYPATIVGRPPMEDAYLIEASERLFLPAAQLIIPEIVDYHMPPAGVAHNLVVVSIRKTYPGQAYKVANGLFGLGQMMFAKVIVVVDEDVKVSEFDAVWREVTRKAVPGRDTLTTRGPIDVLDHSSRGWGYGGKLIIDATTKRPEEVGSAASSRDEQAGDLAPETFQPRASTDLPTFDGVLAQRQTEDGYWFVALHKTRPGQARDLATTLAAHPAARGIRHLLIADGETDVQNLQDVWWTILNNIDAERDVWVEGHLLAWDGARKLPEEGFVRPWPPKITMSPEIVNRVAALWHVYGLPEQWR from the coding sequence ATGGCCTTCCCGGACATCCGCTCGTTCATGCGCCTGCTCGAAGACCGGGGCGAACTCGTGCGCGTCACGGCGCCGGTCAGCCGCGATCTGGAGATCACCGAGATCGCCGACCGCCTGGTAAAAAGAGGCGGCCCCGCGCTGCTGTTCGAGAATGTTCTGGACAGCGCCTACCCGGTCGCGATCGGCCTGCTGGGCACGCGGGAGCGGGTGGCCCTGGCGCTGGGGGTCAGGGATCTGGACGATCTCGCCGCGAAGGTGCGCAACCTGATCGACCTGTCCGGGGGGGGCAGCCGGCTGGGCCTCCTGAGCAACGTCACCAAGCTGCGTGACGCCATGAACCTCCCCCCACGCCGCGTGCGCCACGCCCCGGTGCAGCAGGTCGTCTGGCGCGGCGATGAGGTCGATCTGGGCAGGATCCCAGTGCTGCAGTGCTGGCCGCTCGACGGCGGCCCCTTCGTCACATTGCCCTTGGTGATCACCAGAGATCCGGAGACGGGCGAGCGGAACATGGGCATGTACCGCATGCAGGTCATGGGCCGGAACACCACCGGCATGCACTGGCAGCGGCATAAGACCGGCACGCGGCACCTGGAGAAGGCGAAGGCACGCGGGCAGAAGCTGGAGGTCGCCGTGGCCATCGGCGGCGACCCGGCCCTGATCTACGCGGCGACGGCGCCCCTGCCGCCCGTGCCCGGCCTGGACGAGTTCGCCCTGGCGGGATACCTGCGCGGTCAGCGCTATCCCGTGGTGCGGGGGATCACCGTCGATCTGGACGTGCCCGCCAACGCTGAATTCGTCCTTGAGGGCTACGTCGATCCCGCCGAGGACTGGGTGGTCGAGGGGCCCTTCGGCGACCACACGGGTTTCTACACCCTGCCCGACCTGTACCCACAGTTCCACGTCACGGCCGTCACCATGCGCGAGAACCCCGTCTACCCGGCGACCATCGTGGGTCGCCCGCCCATGGAGGACGCGTACCTGATCGAGGCGTCCGAACGCCTGTTCCTGCCTGCCGCGCAGCTCATCATCCCCGAGATCGTCGATTACCACATGCCACCCGCCGGGGTCGCCCACAACCTCGTGGTCGTGTCGATCCGGAAGACCTATCCAGGGCAGGCGTACAAGGTCGCCAACGGCCTTTTCGGCCTGGGCCAGATGATGTTCGCCAAGGTGATCGTGGTGGTAGACGAGGACGTGAAGGTCAGCGAGTTCGACGCCGTGTGGCGTGAGGTCACCCGGAAAGCTGTACCGGGCCGCGACACCCTGACCACGCGCGGCCCCATCGACGTGCTCGACCACAGCAGCCGGGGCTGGGGCTACGGCGGCAAGCTGATCATCGACGCGACCACCAAGCGGCCGGAGGAAGTCGGGAGCGCGGCCAGTTCCCGCGACGAGCAGGCGGGAGACCTCGCGCCAGAGACCTTCCAGCCTCGCGCCAGCACCGACCTCCCGACGTTCGACGGCGTGCTGGCCCAGCGGCAGACGGAGGACGGCTACTGGTTCGTCGCGCTGCACAAGACCCGGCCCGGTCAGGCCCGCGACCTCGCCACCACCCTCGCCGCGCACCCCGCCGCGCGCGGCATCCGCCACCTGCTGATCGCCGACGGCGAGACGGACGTGCAGAATCTCCAGGACGTGTGGTGGACGATCTTGAACAACATCGACGCCGAGCGCGACGTGTGGGTCGAGGGCCACCTGCTCGCGTGGGACGGCGCGCGCAAGCTGCCCGAGGAGGGCTTCGTGCGCCCGTGGCCGCCGAAGATCACCATGTCACCCGAGATCGTGAACCGGGTGGCCGCCCTGTGGCACGTTTACGGCCTGCCAGAGCAGTGGCGCTGA
- a CDS encoding aldehyde dehydrogenase family protein yields MSSGLTSPPAPDLDDLFARQLGWRWAAAQTGAAERQILLRRLHDAVRSHRRSLLDALHSDLHKSRAEAELTELHPVLEEIAHAVRHLPAWMTPRPVPTPRSLLGVRSSIQAQARGVTLILSPWNYPVNLSLSPLVASLAAGNTVILKPSEKAPRTAQALADLIQSTFDPLLVTVVLGDAEVARALTTLPFDHIFFTGSGAVGREVMRAAAANLTSVTLELGGKSPALIDASADLPVAAERIAYGKLMNAGQTCVAPDYVLVPAASRDTLVDAIKDVIARRYGEPGRVRAGPDYGRMVDAPSVERLERLTRQSVTLGARIALGGVFDPAGRFISPTVVTDVTPDMPLMQEELFGPVLPILTYATLDEALDFIRQRDPPLALYAFAEDARALARIRAQTTSGGLVLNGTVIHLSNPNLPFGGVGPSGTGAYHGEHGFRTFSHLRAVLHEPRRSPVRLSYPPFDRPLLRAVTWLIRQTERLSGPRG; encoded by the coding sequence ATGTCCTCTGGCCTCACCTCACCGCCGGCACCCGATCTGGACGACCTGTTCGCCCGCCAGCTCGGATGGCGCTGGGCGGCTGCCCAGACGGGTGCTGCAGAGCGGCAGATCCTGCTGCGCCGCCTGCATGACGCCGTCCGTTCGCACCGCCGCTCCCTGCTCGACGCCCTGCACAGCGACCTGCACAAGAGCCGGGCCGAGGCTGAACTCACCGAACTGCATCCCGTGCTGGAGGAGATCGCGCACGCCGTCCGCCACCTGCCCGCCTGGATGACCCCGCGCCCGGTTCCCACACCCCGCTCGCTGCTCGGGGTACGGAGCAGCATCCAGGCCCAGGCGCGCGGCGTGACGCTGATCCTCAGCCCCTGGAATTATCCCGTGAATCTGTCGCTCTCGCCCCTGGTCGCGAGCCTGGCGGCAGGCAACACCGTGATCCTGAAGCCCAGCGAGAAGGCCCCGCGCACGGCCCAAGCCCTGGCCGACCTGATCCAGAGCACCTTCGATCCCCTACTGGTCACGGTCGTGCTGGGCGACGCGGAGGTCGCCCGTGCCCTGACCACGCTGCCTTTCGACCACATCTTCTTCACGGGCAGCGGCGCGGTGGGCCGTGAGGTCATGCGTGCCGCCGCCGCGAACCTGACCAGCGTGACGCTCGAATTGGGCGGCAAGAGCCCCGCCCTGATCGACGCCTCGGCGGATCTGCCCGTGGCGGCCGAGCGGATCGCCTACGGGAAGCTGATGAATGCCGGGCAGACCTGCGTCGCACCGGACTACGTGCTGGTGCCGGCCGCATCGCGTGACACCCTCGTAGACGCCATCAAGGACGTGATTGCCCGGCGGTACGGGGAGCCGGGCCGGGTACGCGCCGGGCCAGATTACGGGCGGATGGTGGACGCGCCCAGCGTCGAACGCCTGGAACGCCTCACACGCCAGAGCGTGACCCTGGGTGCCCGGATCGCGCTCGGGGGGGTGTTCGATCCCGCCGGACGCTTCATCTCCCCCACGGTCGTCACGGACGTCACGCCGGACATGCCGCTCATGCAAGAAGAGCTATTCGGCCCGGTGCTGCCGATCCTGACCTACGCCACGCTGGACGAGGCGCTGGACTTCATCCGGCAGCGCGACCCACCGCTGGCGCTCTACGCCTTCGCCGAGGACGCCCGCGCGCTGGCGCGGATCCGGGCCCAGACGACCAGCGGCGGTCTGGTGCTGAACGGCACGGTCATTCACCTGAGCAACCCCAATCTGCCCTTCGGCGGGGTGGGCCCGAGCGGCACCGGCGCCTACCACGGCGAGCACGGCTTCCGCACCTTCAGCCACCTGCGCGCCGTGCTGCACGAACCACGCCGCAGCCCCGTACGCCTCTCGTACCCACCCTTCGACCGGCCCCTGCTGCGCGCCGTGACGTGGCTGATCCGGCAGACCGAACGCCTGAGCGGCCCGCGTGGGTGA
- a CDS encoding superoxide dismutase has product MFKVLAVPMLALALSACSMSMMAKPTDYTLGKQPAGNALNSSGTVSVSHSGNMVMTTAKVMGLAPNTYYVAHYHLQGAASTDACASGGTPIMSSKIVGMSDAMGMLTLTGSVAAADVMSATYFNIHTASDAAGTPADAGISCTAIAKMM; this is encoded by the coding sequence ATGTTCAAAGTACTGGCTGTTCCCATGCTGGCCCTGGCCCTGAGCGCGTGCTCCATGTCCATGATGGCCAAACCCACGGATTACACCCTGGGCAAGCAGCCCGCCGGCAATGCCCTGAACTCCAGCGGCACCGTCAGTGTGTCGCACAGCGGCAACATGGTCATGACCACTGCCAAGGTCATGGGCCTCGCCCCGAACACCTATTACGTCGCGCACTACCACCTGCAGGGCGCCGCGAGTACGGACGCCTGCGCCAGTGGCGGCACGCCGATCATGTCCAGCAAGATCGTCGGCATGAGCGACGCCATGGGCATGCTCACCCTGACGGGCAGCGTGGCGGCAGCCGACGTCATGAGCGCCACGTACTTCAACATCCACACTGCCAGCGACGCTGCTGGCACGCCGGCCGACGCCGGCATCAGCTGTACCGCCATCGCCAAGATGATGTAA
- a CDS encoding transporter substrate-binding domain-containing protein, giving the protein MKHLILISALALAASLNASAATAPSTLTPGVLKIGMEGTYAPFTYKDAGGTLTGFDVDIARAVAAKLGLKAEFVLTEWSGILAGLQANKYDVIVNQVGITAERQKTIGFSAPYAYSSPQIIVKKAGSFAPKTLADLSGKRVGVGLGSNFEKQLRDAGGINVVTYPGAPEYLADLAAGRLDAAFNDRLLVGYLIKSQNLPVRGAGVIGDPEPVGIAMKKANTSLKAAVDRALLQLKADGTYAKISRQWFGQDVSKP; this is encoded by the coding sequence ATGAAACACCTGATCCTGATTTCCGCCCTGGCCCTCGCCGCCAGCTTGAACGCCTCGGCCGCCACCGCGCCCAGCACCCTGACCCCGGGCGTACTGAAGATCGGTATGGAGGGCACCTATGCGCCCTTCACCTACAAGGACGCCGGCGGCACCCTGACTGGCTTCGACGTGGACATCGCCAGGGCCGTAGCTGCCAAGCTGGGCCTGAAGGCCGAGTTCGTCCTGACCGAGTGGAGCGGCATCCTGGCCGGGCTCCAGGCGAACAAGTACGACGTGATCGTCAACCAGGTCGGCATCACCGCCGAGCGGCAGAAGACCATCGGCTTCAGCGCGCCCTACGCGTACTCCAGCCCGCAGATCATCGTGAAGAAGGCCGGCAGCTTCGCACCCAAGACGCTGGCCGACCTCAGCGGCAAGCGCGTGGGCGTGGGCCTGGGCAGCAACTTCGAGAAGCAGCTCCGTGACGCGGGCGGCATCAACGTGGTCACCTACCCCGGCGCGCCCGAGTACCTCGCGGATCTCGCGGCCGGCCGCCTGGACGCCGCGTTCAACGACCGCCTGCTGGTCGGGTACCTGATCAAGTCCCAGAACCTGCCGGTGCGTGGCGCGGGCGTGATCGGCGATCCGGAACCCGTCGGCATCGCCATGAAGAAGGCCAATACCAGCCTGAAGGCGGCCGTGGATCGGGCGCTGCTGCAACTCAAGGCTGACGGCACGTACGCGAAGATCAGCCGCCAGTGGTTCGGGCAGGACGTCAGCAAACCCTGA
- a CDS encoding amino acid ABC transporter permease, translated as MNTEQLQVVVHSAVQSLPTLLAATPVTLGFALAAMLLGLPLGFLVALARLSRFAFLRGLSSLFVSFMRGTPLLVQIFVIYYGLPSLGITLNPVAGGIIALTLNAAAYLSETIRAAILSIPKGQREAATSLGLSPSQTMRLIVLPQAARVALPSLSNTLIGLVKDTSLVSVITVVELLRSAQLVIARTFEPFGPYLAAALIYWAISSLLELVQRALERRFARGG; from the coding sequence ATGAACACCGAGCAACTGCAAGTGGTCGTGCACAGCGCCGTCCAATCCCTGCCGACCCTGCTGGCCGCCACGCCGGTCACGCTGGGCTTCGCGCTGGCCGCCATGCTGCTGGGCCTGCCGCTGGGCTTCCTGGTGGCCCTGGCACGGCTCTCGCGCTTCGCGTTCCTGCGTGGCCTGAGCAGTCTGTTCGTGTCTTTCATGCGGGGCACGCCGCTGCTGGTGCAGATCTTCGTCATCTACTACGGCCTGCCCAGCCTGGGCATCACCCTGAATCCGGTGGCGGGCGGCATCATCGCCCTGACCCTGAACGCCGCCGCGTACCTCTCGGAAACGATCCGTGCGGCGATCCTGAGCATTCCCAAGGGGCAGCGGGAGGCGGCGACCAGCCTGGGCCTGAGCCCCTCGCAGACCATGCGGCTGATCGTGCTGCCGCAGGCCGCGCGGGTGGCGCTGCCCAGCCTGAGCAACACCCTGATCGGGCTGGTGAAGGACACGTCGCTGGTCAGCGTGATCACGGTCGTGGAATTGCTGCGCAGCGCGCAACTGGTGATCGCGCGCACCTTCGAGCCCTTCGGGCCGTATCTGGCCGCCGCGCTGATCTACTGGGCCATCAGCAGCCTGCTCGAACTCGTGCAGCGTGCCCTGGAACGCCGCTTCGCCCGCGGGGGCTGA
- a CDS encoding DUF4153 domain-containing protein, producing MTQVDLLAPRDPSAPVQVRVPERPARAAFPLLAALGLGLAAHLLTQGAGVGLNLALLTVLFGGVGVWGAARKGAAPSPEGLTLLGVAVAFAVGFTLRGVPPGLAALDSLGLLTALLLGAAFLRFPGLSGAGVGHLVGALFTAGLRLAYGPLALLERFPWARVQPRQGGAVTRAGIGVALTLPVLLVFGSLLGRADQGFGSLLSRLFTWNVDGVFQSGFTLALWVAFAGGLLYPAVLSLRPTLIPDVTARPRLGLVETGLPLGALSALFVAFVVTQLPYFLSGGHLPDGLTFATYIRQGFGELMTVAFLTLSVLLGAFALTRPDVRTGLAYRLLNLAVLLPLALVILSAANRWRLYTLAYGLSEIRVLGAAFLMWVVFTLAWLARGLWRGDVRHFAFPALLLGYSVLLGTTALDPAALIARVNVHRQTASVTNDLRSSPQRADVLELLRLGPGSVPLIVANLDVLTRGSATGFRQVVIDDLHDRYDAVPGLRGWNLASARAHALVRTLPPRSPNPVRSSD from the coding sequence ATGACCCAGGTCGACCTGCTGGCCCCGCGTGACCCATCCGCCCCCGTCCAGGTCAGGGTGCCGGAACGTCCGGCCCGCGCCGCCTTTCCCCTGCTGGCGGCGCTGGGCCTGGGGCTGGCCGCGCACCTGCTCACGCAGGGCGCGGGGGTGGGCCTGAATCTGGCGCTGCTGACCGTCCTGTTCGGCGGCGTGGGCGTGTGGGGCGCCGCGCGCAAGGGGGCCGCACCCAGTCCGGAAGGCCTGACCCTGCTGGGCGTGGCCGTGGCCTTCGCCGTGGGCTTCACGCTGCGGGGTGTGCCCCCGGGCCTGGCGGCGCTGGACAGCCTGGGCCTGCTGACCGCGCTGCTGCTGGGCGCGGCCTTCCTGCGCTTTCCTGGCCTGTCTGGCGCGGGGGTGGGCCACCTGGTCGGGGCGCTGTTCACGGCGGGCCTGCGGCTCGCGTACGGCCCGCTGGCGCTGCTGGAACGCTTCCCCTGGGCGCGCGTACAGCCCCGGCAGGGCGGCGCGGTCACGCGGGCCGGGATCGGGGTCGCCCTGACCCTGCCGGTGTTGCTGGTCTTCGGCAGCCTGCTGGGCCGCGCGGATCAGGGCTTCGGGAGCCTCCTCTCCCGCCTGTTCACCTGGAATGTGGACGGCGTGTTCCAGAGCGGCTTCACGCTGGCCCTGTGGGTGGCCTTCGCGGGCGGCCTGCTCTACCCGGCGGTGCTCAGCCTACGGCCCACCCTGATCCCGGACGTGACTGCCCGCCCCCGGCTGGGGCTGGTCGAGACCGGCCTGCCGCTCGGCGCCCTCTCGGCGCTGTTCGTGGCCTTCGTGGTCACGCAGCTCCCGTACTTCCTGAGTGGCGGTCACCTGCCGGACGGCCTGACCTTCGCCACATACATCCGCCAGGGATTCGGAGAGCTGATGACCGTGGCCTTCCTCACGCTGAGCGTACTGCTGGGCGCGTTCGCGTTGACCCGCCCGGACGTGCGTACCGGACTGGCGTACCGGCTGCTGAACCTCGCGGTGCTGCTGCCGTTGGCGCTGGTGATCCTGAGTGCCGCGAACCGCTGGCGGCTGTACACGCTCGCCTACGGCCTGAGCGAGATCCGCGTGCTGGGCGCGGCCTTCCTGATGTGGGTGGTGTTCACCCTGGCGTGGCTGGCGCGCGGCCTGTGGCGAGGCGACGTGCGGCACTTCGCGTTCCCGGCGCTGCTTCTGGGTTACTCGGTGCTGCTGGGTACCACGGCCCTCGACCCGGCCGCGCTGATCGCCCGCGTGAACGTGCACCGCCAGACGGCCAGCGTCACGAACGACCTGAGAAGCTCGCCGCAGCGGGCCGACGTGCTCGAACTGCTGCGCCTGGGGCCGGGCAGTGTGCCGCTGATCGTCGCCAACCTGGACGTGCTGACGCGCGGCTCCGCGACCGGGTTCCGGCAGGTCGTGATCGACGACCTCCACGACCGCTACGACGCCGTGCCCGGCCTGCGTGGGTGGAATCTCGCCTCGGCCCGCGCGCATGCCCTGGTGCGGACGCTCCCGCCCAGGAGCCCGAACCCCGTCCGTTCGTCCGACTGA
- a CDS encoding A24 family peptidase, whose translation MTPDVLIVIFAGVLGLLVGSFSNVLIWRLPRHESIAFPPSHCPNCDHRLAVIDLVPVFSWLSLGGKCRYCRAPIKTRYPVVELLTGLGYAVIALLFPPLTVGWGALGLMILFTLLLVGSAIDLDTFTIPDELTLPGVALGLIFSFLNGRAGVGTLPDFAGAVQGALLGAGLLVAINQFGSWVLRRFRERAYPELPIGYQQISLGLLAGAWLGPWWGTGVGLLSALVNLLARRVIRIPEWLTLGGLLVSLVLGSAGTGPGMILMVQGALAAAGGVSLVAGLYWWLKREPDAEADGVAVPEEPYDASAMGFGDVKLAAVIGAFLGYQWLLVALVVAVFAGAILGVAQLAMKRENRVKFGPYLALGAVIALIWGEQWVSSYRSMLGV comes from the coding sequence GTGACTCCCGACGTCCTGATCGTGATCTTTGCCGGAGTGCTAGGCCTGCTGGTGGGGTCGTTCTCGAATGTGCTGATCTGGCGGCTGCCGCGCCATGAGAGCATCGCCTTTCCGCCCAGTCACTGCCCGAACTGCGACCACCGGCTGGCCGTCATCGATCTGGTGCCTGTGTTCTCGTGGCTGTCGCTGGGCGGCAAGTGCCGGTACTGCCGGGCCCCGATCAAGACCCGCTACCCGGTGGTGGAACTCCTCACGGGTCTCGGCTACGCCGTGATCGCGCTGCTGTTTCCGCCGCTGACCGTGGGCTGGGGCGCGCTGGGCCTGATGATTCTGTTCACGCTGCTGCTGGTGGGCAGCGCCATCGACCTCGATACCTTCACCATTCCCGATGAACTGACGCTGCCGGGCGTGGCACTGGGCCTGATCTTCAGCTTCCTGAACGGGCGTGCGGGAGTCGGCACCCTGCCGGATTTCGCGGGCGCGGTGCAGGGCGCGCTGCTGGGAGCCGGGCTGCTGGTCGCCATCAACCAGTTCGGGTCGTGGGTGCTGCGGCGCTTCCGGGAACGCGCGTACCCGGAACTGCCCATCGGGTACCAGCAGATCAGCCTGGGCCTGCTGGCGGGCGCGTGGCTGGGGCCGTGGTGGGGAACGGGCGTGGGCCTGCTCTCCGCCCTGGTGAACCTTCTGGCGCGGCGCGTGATCCGCATTCCGGAATGGCTGACCCTGGGGGGGCTGCTGGTCAGTCTGGTGCTGGGCAGCGCGGGCACCGGCCCCGGCATGATCCTGATGGTGCAGGGCGCGCTGGCCGCCGCCGGGGGCGTCTCGCTGGTGGCCGGACTGTACTGGTGGCTGAAGCGCGAACCGGACGCCGAGGCAGACGGAGTGGCCGTGCCGGAGGAGCCGTACGACGCCTCGGCCATGGGCTTCGGGGACGTGAAACTGGCGGCCGTGATCGGCGCGTTCCTCGGCTACCAGTGGCTGCTGGTGGCGCTGGTCGTGGCCGTGTTCGCCGGAGCGATCCTGGGCGTGGCGCAGCTCGCCATGAAGCGCGAGAACCGCGTGAAGTTCGGCCCGTACCTCGCGCTGGGCGCGGTGATCGCCCTGATCTGGGGTGAGCAGTGGGTCAGCAGCTACCGCTCCATGTTGGGCGTGTAA